The following coding sequences are from one Stigmatopora nigra isolate UIUO_SnigA chromosome 10, RoL_Snig_1.1, whole genome shotgun sequence window:
- the LOC144203611 gene encoding protein FAM72A isoform X2 — translation MSTSNANFKNKCVAQVNCIFCGSVLCMRGMKAVLLADTEIELFSTDIPPNRTVDFVASCYSTESCKCKLRDIACLKCGNVVGYHVVAPCKPCLLSCNNGHFWMFNSDAVSTLNRLDSTGLNLLLWGDLPELDDSDDELESPSVVECIR, via the exons ATGTCAACGTCCAACgctaattttaaaaacaaatgtgtcgCCCAAGTCAACTGCATATTTTGTGGCAGCGTGCTCTGCATGAGAGGCATGAAAGCAGTGCTTCTTGCAGACACTGAGATCGAGCTGTTTTCGACTGATATACCTCCAAATAG aacTGTTGACTTTGTGGCCAGCTGCTACTCGACTGAAAGCTGCAAGTGCAAACTGAGAGACATTGCATGTCTTAAATG TGGTAATGTGGTGGGATACCATGTTGTGGCTCCCTGTAAACCCTGCCTGCTCTCCTGTAATAACGGACACTTCTGGATGTTCAACAGCGATGCTGTTTCCACTCTGAACAGATTGGATTCAACAG GTCTTAATTTGCTTCTATGGGGAGATCTGCCCGAACTGGATGACAGTGACGACGAGCTAGAAAGTCCTTCTGTGGTGGAGTGCATCAGGTAA